The proteins below come from a single Corynebacterium glyciniphilum AJ 3170 genomic window:
- a CDS encoding IS3 family transposase encodes MLALPVPLICDYIDSHKADYGIEPICRVLPTAGVNIAASTYYARQHRPSSAGDIRDEQLTHEIRQVYKANYAVLGARKMQTMLNRHDPHQRGHVARCTVGRLMGAEGISGLRRTNAPNTTHSAPREKCPADLVDRHFASFWPDRLWVADITYVRTFSGWVYVAFVIDVFSRMIVGWQCSTSLYTGLAEDALKMGIYLRKRQGVENLCGLIHHSDRGVQYRSIRYGNALDDEKAVASVGSKGDSFDNALAEATNSLYKDELIRNKGPWTGIDDLEIATAEWVHWFNTVRPHGSLSQMTPTEFEAVHPNGRAPRAPVIDGADAPVGHADRRRVRRVA; translated from the coding sequence ATGCTCGCTCTACCCGTACCACTGATCTGCGACTACATCGACTCCCATAAGGCTGACTACGGTATCGAGCCGATCTGCCGGGTCCTGCCCACCGCCGGGGTGAACATCGCCGCCTCGACGTACTACGCCCGCCAGCATCGCCCCAGCTCCGCCGGGGACATCCGTGATGAACAACTCACCCACGAGATCCGCCAGGTGTACAAGGCCAACTACGCTGTTCTCGGTGCCAGGAAGATGCAGACGATGCTCAACCGCCATGATCCGCACCAGCGCGGACATGTCGCCCGTTGCACGGTCGGACGCCTCATGGGCGCCGAGGGCATCAGCGGACTACGACGGACCAACGCGCCGAACACGACCCACTCAGCACCCCGGGAGAAATGCCCCGCCGACCTGGTCGACCGGCACTTCGCCAGCTTCTGGCCCGACAGGTTGTGGGTCGCTGACATCACCTACGTGCGGACGTTTTCCGGGTGGGTGTACGTCGCCTTTGTCATCGACGTGTTCTCCCGAATGATCGTCGGGTGGCAATGCTCGACCTCGTTGTACACCGGGTTGGCCGAGGATGCCTTGAAGATGGGTATATACCTGCGCAAACGTCAAGGTGTCGAGAATCTTTGCGGGCTTATCCACCACAGTGACCGTGGAGTGCAGTACCGCTCGATCCGCTACGGCAACGCCCTGGATGACGAGAAGGCTGTCGCGTCTGTCGGGTCCAAGGGCGACTCGTTCGACAACGCCCTCGCAGAAGCGACAAACTCGCTGTACAAGGACGAGCTGATCCGGAACAAGGGCCCCTGGACCGGTATCGACGACCTCGAAATCGCCACCGCTGAGTGGGTGCACTGGTTCAACACGGTGCGTCCGCACGGCTCGCTGTCGCAGATGACGCCGACGGAGTTTGAGGCTGTTCACCCCAACGGTCGGGCCCCGAGGGCCCCGGTGATCGATGGGGCTGATGCCCCGGTCGGGCACGCGGATCGACGACGAGTCCGACGGGTCGCCTGA
- a CDS encoding transposase: MPAPRRYPDELRKRAIHMVLDAKKDPTTTARGAVGRVAEQLSISKETLRNWVRTTEIDNGDRPGVDTDTAARLTELEKENRELRRANEILKSASAFFAADARSTRTTDLRLHRLP; the protein is encoded by the coding sequence ATGCCAGCACCCCGCCGATACCCCGACGAGCTGCGAAAGAGAGCCATCCACATGGTCCTCGATGCCAAGAAGGACCCCACCACCACCGCCCGCGGCGCGGTCGGCCGCGTCGCCGAACAGCTCTCCATCTCCAAAGAAACCCTGCGCAACTGGGTACGCACCACCGAGATCGACAACGGTGACCGCCCCGGCGTCGACACCGACACCGCCGCACGACTGACCGAACTCGAAAAGGAAAACCGCGAGCTGCGCCGAGCCAACGAGATCCTGAAGTCTGCATCGGCTTTTTTCGCGGCGGATGCTCGCTCTACCCGTACCACTGATCTGCGACTACATCGACTCCCATAA